In the genome of Drosophila kikkawai strain 14028-0561.14 chromosome 2R, DkikHiC1v2, whole genome shotgun sequence, the window CTAACGGTTCTGTTCCAGAAGGATGTGGACAACCAGGAGCAGCCGATAGCCTTTTTCTCGGCAAAGATGAATAGGCACCAGGTGAATTACACCGTCACCGAGAAAGAGTGCCTGGCAGCGCTCCTGGCGATCCTGTAACGATCGGTTGAGGTGTGACggaagaagaaaatatattgttgATATTAGgggcttctctctctctctctcactctcttcgGGTCCGGAAGAATAACGGGCGGAATCCTCTTGTGCCTTAGCTCTTGGGCGTTTGGGGTGGGTTTTTGCCATTTCCGTTCGTCATTCACataacctttaattttaaGGATTTCTACTGAAACAATAAATAGGAGCTCAACTCcataaactaaacaaaatcaaCCAACAACTAAAAGCAAACACATTGAAAAAAACTATAATCGGACTGCTAGCTATAAACGATTAGAAAGGTCTTAGGTGATATTTAACTCTCGCTGTCTGTACCCTACCCAACCATGATCTTCAAAGGGAACCAATTATTGAAGATCCCAAAACATTCCTCCGACGAGTTTTAAGTTGCCATGTCAAtccagaaaataataaaaattagcaCATCATGATTTCAATTCTCAATATTTCAATCTAAAAtctttaacaatattttccattttctaaaCACAACAAAACTCAACTctaaataaatgaacaattcCATTAGTTCTGAAATAATTTCAAGAATGATCTTAGTTCTAAAGTGTCATCCCTTATATAATTACAGTGTTTTCCCTACATCTACTAAATTTAAACCtaattgaaaaattttttaatatatagtatattttaATTCATGTTGTTTGGTTGTATAGAATAGCTATATAGCGAATAAtgttaaaattaaaggaattattaatttactaaaacatttttcttctGCTTATAAgttgttgttaaattatttattattaggtAACTGtaatgattttaatttgttctagctttacattttgattgggaatttaattaatttttttctattgatttatttatttatttaattttttttttcttttatagatttttttttcagtgtagaCTCATTATTGTTTCTAAAAGGACAGCTGGGTATGTGAGAAATGTGCGAGATAAAGgcagacattttttttaatgacttaatttaaaaaaaataataataaatttaattaaaaaaattatctatgatatttttaaattagtttgattttataactttaatttttttgtttcttatttatttcgaataatgttttttctttttatatatatagactacattaaaaaatttttttttcagtgtagaccaattattaatacaaatataatgGAATAAATTCATTGTTGTTTTTCAGTGTATCAAAATAActatttaatcatttattgttattgtaaATTAGCAGTCACTAACGGCGCGCATAAATGATTTAATTCACGCAGTAATTTTgagaagataatttcaacttaaagctagcgatatatatatacattttttttaaggcatTACTCACAAGATTACTTCGTCCGAAGGATTGCGGAGTGAACGGCTGTACAAGGAAGCATCATCCACTACCTCACTCGGAAAATGTTCACAACGCAGCCAACAGCACGATGAATCAACAACACGTAAGCACGCACCAAAGCGACGTAGAAGGTAGCCAGTTTTTCCGAATCATGCCCGTAACTCTGCATTCCGCCGACAAAAACGAAGGATCCTCTGTTACCTTAATagaagcaataatttttgaCAAGCTGGGTATAAAAGGCTCACCGTCACCGATATGCTTGCAATGGACTGGGGAAACCAAACGATTCGAAGATACTTCCGTGCGCGCATCAATTCAGATTTCCGcgaaaaattcagaaaaacgATTCTGGCTCAACAATGTTCAGACCGTAAAAAACATCGCGCTGCCAAAACAAACTGTTGATATAGACGAATTGCGCAGTAAGTATAGCTACCTGAAGAACCTGCCACTAAAGTCTTATTCTGCGCAGCCAACCTTGTTAATCGGAACAAACAATTGGAAAATTGCCGTTCCTCGCAGGATATGCGAAGGCAAGTGGAACGATAAAATAGCTTCAAAATGCATGTTAGGATGGACCATCCAGGGATCATCAAACTCCAAATGCCACGTTTCCATGCACCACTGCGACTGCAATTGGCAAGAGCTTCACGATCAAGTCAAGGAGCAATTCGACCTTGAAGTAATTTCTCCTAAAAAGCTCCTGTCTAGCGAGGACAAACGAGCAGTCGAAATACTGGAACAGACGTGCTAAAACAAATCTGGAAAATATGAAGTCGGGCTCATATGGCGGAACGATCTTGAAAAGCTCCCCGAGAGTCGAGCTACTGCTCTAAAGCGTCTGCAATGCATGAGAAAAACGATTCTGGGCGAGCCAGATCTGTACACACAAGTCGACGACCAAATCAAAAATCTTCTTTTAAAAGGATACGCCAGGCAACTAACTGACGAGGAGGCTGGAAAAGGGGAAGATCTCACTTGGTACTTACCCATATTTATAGCCTTAAACCCGAATAAGCTAGGAAAAATTTGGCTGGTTTGGGACGCGGTGGCAAAGACGAATGGACTATGCCTCAACGACATTCTGCTGAGCGGACCGGACTGTTTGAACCCTCTTATCGATGTCTTACTAGCCTTTAGAGTCGGAAAAGTCGCTGTAAGCGGCGATATTGCCGAAATGTTCCACAGAATCAACATTCGCCAAGAGGACATGCATGCTCAGCGCCTTCTCTGGTACGATGCTAGccagaataaaataaacacttaCGTAATGCGAGCCATGACCTTCGGAATTAGCTGCGCACCATTTATAGCTCACTACGTGCGCAACAAAAACGCCGAACTCCACCAACATCAATTCCCATTAGCCGTGGACGCGATTCAGCGTGCGCACTACGTCGACGACTTTATCGACAGTATGAGCGACGAGGAAAAAGCCATCGAAATAACCAACCAAGTCAAAGAGGTTCACGCCAGAGGCGGATTTGAAATTTGCAACTGGGCATCAAATTCCAGAGAAGTCCTCTCTCATCTTAAGAACGACGGAGACACCGAAAATCAGAAGCCAGTGCAGTTTAGGCTACTACgttagcctatccgtcggtttctagtaaactaccttggttcaccaaagatctgacacgcctaaaaaacgttaagtctaggctttataatcgctataaacgcaccggatctcttattgttcattcaagatatcttagtgctcggtcggatttcaccgtgcttaacgcacagtgttataaaagttatttaactcgttgtagggttcagttcacgcaggacccgaaacagttttataactttgttaacactaagcgaaaacccaatttacatccttcatcgcttttgttcaagaacgctacagcggccatcgccgatctctttgccgagtttttcaaaactacgtattctTCCTCAAATAGCTGTAGGATTTGAAACAGGCGGGTTTCCTTCGCGGCACACTCGAAGCGGTTTAAGCTATCTGGCAACGCGAGGTCAGGACGATATTGAAGTAATTCTCGATAGTTAGAATAAGCagaattaagaaaatggaagATGCCATGTTTTGTCATCACTAGATCGTCGAGACAGAAAAGAGGAAGTCGTGAAATAAGAGCTcgtaaaagtaaaagaaaagaacattgtaaaattaatataagcaCTTATGTTTAAACCGAATCccacaaataaaatcattgtattgaatattaaattcctaCAATTTGGGGGCTCAACCGGGATTTAACCCAAACATCAAGTGCCAGACAATTGGAGAGTGCTGAAGTGCGTTTTCACACACAACTACAGATGAACAAAAATTGCGAAGTGTGGTGAAATTGCAACTGAAACGAGGCAGTTTGTGAAACGAGGCAACGCTGGAGAGCAACATTGTGAATGTGTGAGCGCTTTTGAGACGAGCTAGAAGACACGCAAAGGAGACGCATGTGGAAGTAGCGGCTGAAGTCCAGAGGCAGTGCGTCAATTATCGTCAGAGCGGCAGTCTGAGATCGGGCCGGTCACGGAAAACTGAAGTTTGCAAAGGCTGATCTGTGGAAGACGTTGGGAGCAGCGTAAGGCAGAGGCGAGCGAAGCAAGTCAGGAGCGTGAGGCAGGGACTGGAAAGGCAGAGGCGAGGCAAAGGCAGAGGCAGATCATCGTGGAAGAGCACAGGCGGACAAGCAGAGACAACGGAGGTGAATCTGGAGCAGGCAGATCATCGCGGAAGGGCACAGGCGGACAGCAGCGACAAGCACAAAAAGTGACGCTAACTGGAGCAAGCAGATTTTGGCGGTCAAGCAGTTGGCAAGTAACTGGTGGAAGGCGAGACAGGCGGTCAAGCAGTCTCGAAAGCAGTGCATCGAAAGAGGTGCAAAACGTTAAGGCTAAGAAGATCTAATTGGAAGTGGCTGAGAAGCAGTGTTAAGCAGACTGTATGTATGAAATTTGAACAGAACTGAACGTAAGAACAACTGAAACGtaagaaattcttaaaatcttgaaaaaacatattgttattgttaagcTAATATCAATTATtgtaaacatttcaaaatgcAGCTCGATGAAATAATGATTATGAGATGTGAAGATTTGCGCGCGAAGCTAGGAGAGTTGAATTTAGTCACAACCGGTAGAAAGCGCGATTTACAGGATAGGCTTCTTGCTCACTTTAATATTCGTGATGAGGATGAAAACAGCGATTCAGAAGTCGAATCTGTAGCTACCGCTCTCGATCGTACAATGCCGGAAATGCCCACAAGCCGTTCTATGTTCACTCTTAAAGATGTAGAAGGCAGTGTAACAAATTTTGCAGGAACAGGTAGCCCAGATGTTGACCATTGGATTCAAGAGTTAGAAGAATGTGCTTTAACCGTTGAGTGGAATCAGCTTCAACTATTTATTTACTCTAAACAGTTGCTCAGTGGAGCTGCTAAATCGTTCATTCGCAGTCAGGTTAATATTCGCAATCGGGATTCTCTCAAGGCAGCATTGCGCAGGGAATTTGCAGTTAAAATATCGTCGGCTGAGGTGCATCGCAAGCTAGGTCAGCGGGTGCAAGCAAAAGGAGAATCTCTTCAGGAATATTTGTATGCGTTGATGGAAATTGCTAAGCCAGTGAATTTAGACGAAGAGAGTTTAATCGAATACTTCGTGAAGGGAGTGCCAGATGCCAAGGCGAACTCGTTGCGGACAGCCAGGTCATCGTGCTGCACAGTGCAAGGCCGAACTCGAGGTAAAGCAAGAGAGTAACACTAATGCTATTCACTTGGAGAGCGCAGCCACGAAACCAAAAAGCGAGTTTACAGCTTCCGGCCTTGAACTAAAAGTTGTAAAGCATCCCGTTGTTCAATTTAAAGGACTCGTCGACACAGGTGCAGATCTATGCTTGATGCGCAGGAACATTTTCCTCAAGATAGGCAGCAAACTTCTCACTGGAAGAGAGAAATGCTTGACTGGAATAGGCGAGAGTCAGGTATTGACGTTTGGAAGTATAATCCTACCAGTTGAAATAGACAACATCAAAATGGAAGTAGAGTTCCACGTAGTTCCGGAGGAAGACATGGGTTTTGACGCTATTTTAGGCAGAACTATTCTTGACATTGTGGACATGAAAGTTACTAAGGAAGGCACCGAGTTTTTGGGTCGAAACGCATCCAGAAGTATCGACGAAGAGCAGAGCAACATAGATACCGAGTTTCTACAAGAGTTTAGGGGCATGTGTGCAGAGCAGGTGGCAGTTTCAGGTCAAGTTGATTTGTCGCATTTAGAGCAATCTCAGGTGGTCGAGGTCAAGAATCTGATTAGGGAGTACGTAGCCGAACGCAATGTAGACGCACCAGTTCAAATGAAAATCATTCTGAAGGACGAGATACCTGTTTATCAGCATCCACGGCGCTTACCTGTCTGTGACCAGAAAACAGTGGACGATCAAGTTAAGGAATGGCTTGCAGAGAAGATTATCCTACCGAGTACCTCGGAATATGCGTCGCCAGTAGTTTTGGTATCCAAGAAAAACGGAAAGAAACGTCTATGTTGTGACTATCGGAAGCTAAATGAGAAGATTATACGAGACAATTTCCCTATGGCTCATATGGAGACAGTTCTGGACAAGCTGCAAGGATCCAAAATATTCACCACTTTGGATCTAACCAACGGTTTCTTCCACGTTCCCATTGAACCAGGTTCTCGAAAGTATACCTCATTTGTAACTCAGTCAGGACAGTTCGAATCCCTTTATGTTCCGTTTGGCATATCGAATTCGCCTGCGGTTTTCACCAGATTTATCATGGCAGTTCTAAGAGAGCTCATTGCTACCAATGTTGTCGTTGTTTACATGGACGACGTAATTATTCCCATCCAGGATATTAAAGAAGGACTTGCTAAGTTGAAAGATGTGTTAGAGGTCGCTTCTAGAAACGGTTTGCGTATCAACTGGAGTAAATGTCAAATACTGAGCAACAGAGTACAGTTTTTAGGCTACATCATTCAGAGTGGAACTATCACTCCAGGTCCTGAGAAAATACAAGCTGTGAAAGGATTTCCCGAACCGCGAGACAAGAAAGGTATTCAGAGATTCCTAGGACTGACGTCCTATTTTCGAAAATTCATTAACGGATACGCTTCCATTGCCAGGCCCTTGTCGGATTTGCTGAGAGGTGATTTTAAGTATGAATTCGGGGAGAAACAACGATTGGCGTTTGAAAAGCTGAAGACTGCTCTCATCAGTGAACCAGTCCTGAAGCTGTACAATCCAAATTTACAaacagaaattcgcacaggtGCTTCTAAGCACGGTTTCGGCGCTGTTTTATTGCAGAAAGATCCAGAAGACAGTTCCTTTCACCCAGTTCAATACATGAGCCGCAAAACTTCACCATTTGAAGAAAAATACGATTCGTACGAGCTGGAGGTGTTGGCTATTATTGGAGCTCTAGTCAAGTGGCGTGTTTATGTTTTGGGCATAAAGTTCACAATTGTTACGGACTGTAACGCATTCAAGATGACAATGAGCAAGAAGGAAGTTCCTCTTCGCGTCGCACGGTGGGCGTTGTATTTGCAGGATTTCAACTACAAGATTGAGCATCGTTCAGGGACTAAAATGAAACATGCTGATGCTCTGAGCCGAGCTTTGTGTCATTTCTTATCGGACTCTGCAACACATCGTTTAAAGGAAGCTCAAGTTAAGGATGAATGGACTCAAGCAGTTAGGAGCCTTGTGGAAAAGGATGCTTACCAGGATTTCTACATCCAAAACGACGTTCTTTTCAAAGACCCAAATCGCGAACTACTTGTTGTACCTTCGGCCATGGAAAACGAAATAATCCAAAACGCACATAATCAAGGACATTTCTCAACCAAAAAGACACAGGATCTCATCGAAAAGTCTTACTTCATTCCCAAGTTGAAAGAGAAGACAGAGCGAATAGTCGAAAGTTGCATCAGATGCATAATCGTAAATGCCAAAGCAGGAAAAAGGGAAGGGTTTTTAACTCCTATTGACAAAGGTGAGCTACCATTTGTCACATACCACATCGATCACGTCGGACCAATGGAGATGACGACCAAACGCTACAATCATATCCTTGTCATAGTTGATGGCTTTTCAAAGTATGTGTGGCTCTA includes:
- the LOC121502541 gene encoding uncharacterized protein, producing the protein MFHRINIRQEDMHAQRLLWYDASQNKINTYVMRAMTFGISCAPFIAHYVRNKNAELHQHQFPLAVDAIQRAHYVDDFIDSMSDEEKAIEITNQVKEVHARGGFEICNWASNSREVLSHLKNDGDTENQKPVQFRLLR